A region from the Polaribacter sp. Hel1_33_78 genome encodes:
- the pxpA gene encoding 5-oxoprolinase subunit PxpA: protein MKIDINCDVGEGVDNEHLLMPYISSCNIACGGHFGDKNTIDKTIELAVQNKVLIGAHPSFPDKENFGRKLIEMADDDFKESIQNQLNLFLNRLAVFKVKMHHIKPHGALYNAIAIDKDVAVLFIDIIKKYAIDAYLYVPYSSVIEKVALENNIKIKYEAFADRNYNDDLTLVSRACENAMILDKENVFQHVMRIIKEDKVKTISGKEVQIKATTFCLHGDAKNAIEIAEYVSNNIKNEGIIVG, encoded by the coding sequence ATGAAAATTGATATCAATTGTGATGTTGGTGAAGGAGTGGATAATGAGCATTTATTAATGCCCTATATTTCTTCTTGTAATATTGCTTGCGGTGGTCATTTTGGTGATAAAAATACTATAGACAAAACGATAGAGTTAGCGGTTCAAAACAAGGTTTTAATTGGTGCACATCCATCTTTTCCTGACAAAGAAAATTTTGGCAGAAAATTAATAGAGATGGCCGACGATGATTTTAAAGAAAGTATACAAAATCAGTTGAATTTATTTCTGAATAGGCTTGCTGTTTTTAAAGTGAAAATGCATCATATAAAGCCACATGGCGCCTTATACAATGCCATCGCTATAGATAAAGATGTAGCAGTTTTATTTATTGACATCATTAAAAAGTATGCTATTGATGCCTATTTGTATGTGCCTTATAGTTCCGTTATTGAAAAAGTTGCCCTAGAAAATAATATAAAAATCAAGTATGAAGCCTTTGCTGATAGAAACTATAATGATGATTTAACATTAGTTTCTAGAGCTTGTGAAAATGCAATGATACTAGATAAAGAAAACGTTTTTCAACATGTTATGAGAATTATAAAAGAAGATAAAGTAAAAACAATTTCAGGAAAAGAAGTGCAAATAAAAGCAACCACTTTTTGTTTGCATGGAGATGCAAAAAATGCAATTGAAATCGCAGAGTACGTTTCGAATAACATAAAAAATGAAGGAATTATTGTTGGATAA
- a CDS encoding Nramp family divalent metal transporter, translating into MIKNIFKNIGPGTLIAAAFIGPGTVTLCTLAGVNFGFNLLWAMVLSILATIILQEMAARLGIISQKGLSEVIREEIKIPFLKQLVTILILAAIVVGNASYEAGNISGGILGLETIFGEFRYNFNGSSINFMSIVIGIIAFILLYIGNYKFLEKALIALVLIMSLSFVITAMITRPNLLEVMKGMFIPKFPEKSLLTVIGLIGTTVVPYNLFLHASLVKERWKYKDDVSMARKDTIISIILGGLVSLAIIISAAAIPSKDILNAADLAKGLAPLFGDFSKYFLALGLFAAGITSAITAPLAAAYVAKGCLGWKGNMKSKSFRMVWIIILFLGVLFSSVGIKPIEIIKFAQVANGMLLPIIAGVLLWIMNKKNVLGIFVNTKTQNFLGFIILAISIFLGAKGILKVFNFI; encoded by the coding sequence ATGATTAAAAATATTTTTAAAAATATTGGTCCTGGTACATTAATAGCGGCTGCTTTTATTGGCCCAGGAACCGTAACACTTTGTACGCTCGCTGGTGTAAATTTTGGATTCAATTTATTATGGGCAATGGTACTCTCTATACTTGCGACCATTATTTTGCAAGAAATGGCAGCTAGGTTGGGTATTATTTCTCAAAAAGGATTATCTGAGGTTATTAGAGAAGAAATTAAAATCCCGTTTTTAAAACAATTAGTTACAATACTAATTTTAGCTGCAATTGTAGTTGGTAATGCCTCTTATGAAGCAGGTAATATAAGTGGAGGAATCTTAGGTTTAGAAACTATTTTTGGGGAATTTAGATATAATTTTAATGGGAGCTCCATCAACTTTATGAGTATCGTCATTGGTATTATTGCATTTATTCTTTTATATATTGGTAATTATAAATTTTTAGAAAAAGCATTAATAGCGCTAGTTTTAATCATGAGTTTGTCTTTTGTGATAACGGCAATGATCACTAGGCCTAATCTTTTAGAGGTGATGAAAGGGATGTTTATTCCTAAATTTCCAGAGAAAAGTTTACTTACCGTAATTGGTTTAATCGGCACAACTGTAGTGCCCTATAATTTGTTTTTACATGCTTCTTTGGTTAAGGAAAGATGGAAGTATAAAGATGATGTCTCTATGGCTAGAAAAGATACTATAATTTCTATTATTCTTGGAGGATTGGTTTCTTTGGCAATTATTATTTCTGCGGCGGCAATTCCATCAAAAGATATTTTAAATGCAGCCGATTTAGCAAAAGGTTTAGCACCTTTATTTGGCGATTTCTCTAAGTATTTTTTAGCATTGGGCTTATTTGCTGCTGGCATAACATCGGCTATTACAGCTCCTTTGGCTGCTGCTTATGTTGCAAAAGGCTGTTTAGGTTGGAAAGGAAACATGAAGTCAAAATCATTTAGAATGGTTTGGATTATTATCCTATTCTTAGGGGTTTTATTTTCATCTGTAGGAATTAAACCCATTGAAATTATAAAGTTTGCTCAAGTTGCAAATGGTATGTTATTGCCTATTATTGCAGGGGTTTTATTGTGGATTATGAACAAGAAAAATGTTTTAGGAATTTTTGTAAATACAAAAACACAAAATTTTTTAGGTTTTATAATTTTAGCAATTTCTATTTTTTTAGGAGCTAAAGGAATTTTAAAAGTTTTTAATTTTATATAA
- a CDS encoding amidohydrolase, with amino-acid sequence MKIIVSVFLLFAVTFSSFSQTNDLKISELSKEIESKVIEWRRHLHENPELSNREFNTAKYIVKHLNELGLEVQEGVAKTGVVGLLKGDLPGKVVALRADMDALPVTERNDLPFKSLVTSEYNGKKTGVMHACGHDSHVAILMGTAEVLSKMKSKIKGTVKFIFQPAEEGAPKGEEGGAELMVKENVLKNPDVDAIFGLHINSGTDVGTLKYKTGGIMAAAQTFEINIKGKQAHGSRPWTSVDPILTSASIIQGLQTIISREAELTKEGAVITVGVMNGGIRSNIIPESAKLIGTIRTLDYDMQKFINKRMNEMVPAIAKVHRAEATIEISKGLPITYNHIKLTEKMLPTLQRIAGTEKVVKISAITGAEDFSFYQQKVPGMFFFLGGKTLDVKPEDAAGHHTPDFVIDESGFILGVKTMTALTLDYLND; translated from the coding sequence ATGAAAATTATAGTATCAGTATTTTTATTATTTGCAGTTACCTTCAGTTCTTTTTCACAGACAAATGATTTGAAAATAAGCGAATTATCAAAAGAGATAGAGTCTAAAGTGATTGAGTGGAGAAGGCATTTACATGAAAATCCAGAATTATCGAATAGAGAGTTTAATACGGCAAAATATATTGTTAAACATTTAAACGAATTAGGATTAGAAGTACAAGAAGGTGTTGCTAAAACAGGTGTGGTTGGCTTATTAAAAGGAGATTTGCCAGGAAAAGTAGTAGCGCTAAGAGCAGATATGGATGCATTACCAGTCACAGAAAGAAACGATTTGCCTTTTAAATCTCTTGTAACTTCTGAGTACAATGGAAAAAAAACAGGGGTAATGCATGCGTGTGGTCACGATTCTCATGTTGCTATTTTAATGGGAACTGCAGAAGTGCTCTCTAAAATGAAAAGTAAAATTAAAGGAACTGTTAAATTTATTTTTCAACCAGCAGAAGAAGGCGCACCAAAGGGTGAAGAAGGTGGCGCTGAATTAATGGTGAAAGAAAATGTCCTTAAAAATCCTGATGTAGATGCAATTTTTGGATTACATATCAATTCAGGAACTGATGTAGGAACTTTAAAATACAAAACAGGTGGAATTATGGCAGCGGCGCAAACCTTTGAAATAAATATAAAAGGAAAACAGGCTCATGGTTCAAGACCATGGACAAGCGTAGACCCAATATTAACATCTGCAAGTATTATTCAAGGGTTGCAGACCATAATTAGTAGAGAAGCAGAACTGACGAAAGAAGGTGCGGTCATTACTGTAGGAGTGATGAATGGAGGCATACGATCTAATATCATTCCGGAAAGCGCAAAATTAATCGGTACAATAAGAACTTTAGATTATGATATGCAAAAGTTTATCAATAAAAGAATGAATGAAATGGTGCCTGCTATAGCAAAAGTGCACCGAGCAGAAGCAACTATAGAAATTTCTAAGGGACTACCAATTACATATAATCATATTAAATTAACAGAAAAAATGCTGCCTACGTTACAGCGAATTGCAGGAACTGAAAAGGTGGTTAAAATTAGTGCTATAACGGGGGCAGAAGATTTTTCTTTCTATCAACAAAAAGTACCTGGAATGTTTTTCTTTTTAGGCGGAAAGACCTTAGATGTAAAACCAGAAGATGCCGCTGGACATCATACGCCAGATTTTGTGATTGATGAAAGTGGTTTTATACTAGGTGTCAAAACAATGACTGCTTTAACACTCGATTATTTGAATGATTAA
- the pckA gene encoding phosphoenolpyruvate carboxykinase (ATP), whose amino-acid sequence MVDTNTKSISLNNLGIKNATIRYQLNSNDLHDATIKKGQGVVSSLGALAVNTGEFTGRSPMDRFIVKDNVTKDEVWWSKINLPFEEDKFDKLYNKVVDYLSEKEIFVRDSFACADENYKLSIRVVNEYPWSNMFAYNMFLRPTEKELENFAPEWTVINAPGFMADAAIDGTRQHNFAILNFTKKIALIGGTGYTGEIKKGIFSALNFILPVFKNTLPMHCSANIGKEGDTAIFFGLSGTGKTTLSTDPNRSLIGDDEHGWTEENKVFNFEGGCYAKVINLSKEQEPEIFAAIKKGAILENVVMDDQGAIDFTDTSITQNTRVSYPIYHIDNIQKPSIGENPKNIFFLTADAFGVLPPISKLTPSQAAYHFISGYTAKVAGTEAGVTEPMPSFSACFGAPFMPLHPTRYAEMLSKKMKDAGVNVWLVNTGWSGGKYGVGRRMPLKYTRAMITAVLNGDLSDYTYENYHIHSVFGVAQPRTCPGVPAELLSPRTTWNNDDAYYKTAFQLSNAFRVNFKQFEEYASEEIRRGGPQRYNF is encoded by the coding sequence ATGGTAGATACAAATACGAAATCGATTTCGTTAAATAATCTAGGAATCAAAAATGCAACAATTCGTTATCAGCTAAATTCTAATGATTTACATGATGCAACAATAAAAAAAGGACAAGGTGTTGTTTCTTCTTTAGGAGCACTTGCTGTGAATACAGGAGAATTTACGGGACGCTCACCGATGGATCGTTTTATTGTAAAAGACAACGTTACGAAGGATGAAGTTTGGTGGAGTAAAATTAATTTACCTTTTGAAGAGGATAAATTTGACAAGCTTTACAACAAAGTTGTGGATTATTTATCTGAAAAAGAAATTTTTGTAAGAGATAGTTTTGCTTGTGCAGATGAAAATTATAAACTAAGCATCAGAGTTGTTAATGAGTATCCGTGGAGTAATATGTTTGCCTACAATATGTTTTTACGACCAACAGAAAAAGAATTAGAAAATTTTGCTCCTGAATGGACCGTAATCAATGCACCAGGTTTTATGGCTGATGCAGCAATAGATGGAACAAGACAGCACAATTTTGCCATTTTAAATTTCACAAAAAAAATTGCATTGATTGGCGGCACAGGCTACACAGGTGAAATTAAAAAAGGAATTTTTTCTGCGCTAAACTTTATACTTCCTGTTTTTAAAAATACGTTACCAATGCATTGCTCTGCAAATATTGGTAAAGAAGGAGATACGGCTATTTTCTTTGGACTTTCTGGAACAGGAAAAACAACCTTATCTACAGACCCAAATAGAAGTTTAATTGGTGATGATGAACATGGTTGGACAGAAGAAAATAAGGTATTTAACTTTGAAGGAGGCTGTTATGCAAAAGTGATCAATTTATCAAAAGAACAAGAACCAGAGATTTTTGCAGCCATTAAAAAAGGAGCAATTTTAGAGAATGTAGTCATGGATGACCAAGGAGCGATCGATTTTACTGACACTTCTATAACTCAGAATACGAGAGTTAGTTATCCAATTTATCATATAGATAATATTCAGAAACCCTCCATAGGTGAAAATCCAAAAAATATTTTCTTTTTAACGGCAGATGCTTTTGGTGTTTTGCCTCCAATCTCTAAATTAACGCCAAGTCAAGCAGCATATCATTTTATATCTGGTTATACCGCAAAAGTTGCGGGTACAGAAGCAGGAGTAACAGAGCCTATGCCAAGTTTTTCAGCTTGTTTTGGAGCACCTTTTATGCCATTACATCCCACAAGATATGCAGAAATGTTAAGTAAAAAAATGAAGGATGCCGGAGTTAATGTTTGGTTGGTGAATACAGGTTGGTCTGGCGGTAAATATGGAGTTGGCAGAAGAATGCCCTTGAAGTATACACGTGCTATGATTACTGCTGTTTTAAATGGTGATTTGAGTGATTATACTTATGAAAATTACCACATTCATTCAGTATTTGGAGTTGCACAACCAAGAACTTGCCCAGGAGTTCCGGCAGAATTATTAAGCCCAAGAACAACTTGGAATAATGATGACGCTTATTATAAAACTGCTTTTCAATTATCGAATGCTTTTAGAGTAAATTTTAAGCAATTTGAAGAATATGCAAGTGAAGAAATACGCAGAGGAGGTCCGCAGAGATATAACTTTTAA
- a CDS encoding DUF423 domain-containing protein has translation MFKNIIITCFLGLSAVILGAFGAHTLKEILTAEQLLSFETAVRYQMYHAIVLLFVNIFEGFSAKQKNVISIMFFMGVLFFSGSIYLIQLTSITSKSIWFVTPLGGFFFIIGWVSMMVIFIKKYFNK, from the coding sequence ATGTTTAAAAATATTATAATTACTTGTTTTTTAGGATTATCAGCAGTTATTTTAGGGGCTTTTGGAGCACATACCTTAAAAGAAATACTGACTGCAGAGCAATTATTGAGTTTTGAAACCGCAGTGCGTTATCAAATGTATCATGCTATTGTATTATTATTTGTAAATATTTTTGAAGGTTTTTCAGCGAAACAAAAAAATGTAATTAGTATTATGTTCTTCATGGGGGTTTTATTCTTTTCTGGATCAATTTACCTAATTCAGCTTACCTCAATTACGTCAAAATCTATTTGGTTTGTAACACCTTTAGGAGGTTTTTTCTTTATAATAGGTTGGGTTTCAATGATGGTAATATTTATAAAAAAATACTTTAACAAATAA
- a CDS encoding saccharopine dehydrogenase family protein, whose protein sequence is MKNILIIGAGKSSSYLIKYLLDKSNEEDLRLTIADISTKNALKLINHHKNAKAIILDVFNAFEREKEIKKTDLVISMLPARFHTEVAKDCIRFQKHMVTASYISEEMKALDDAAKEKGLVFMNEIGLDPGLDHMSAMQIIDRIRENDAKMLLFESFCGGLVAPESDNNLWNYKFTWNPRNVVLAGQGGAAMFIQEGTYKYIPYHKLFRRTEFLKINNANYEAYANRDSLAYRSIYGLDTIATMYRGTIRKVGFSRAWNIFVQLGMTDDSYTIEDSENMSYRDFVNLFLAYSPSDSVELKLRSYLKIDQDDVMWEKLIELDIFNPKKKIGLKNATPAQILQKILLDSWTLQEEEKDMIVMQHLFGYEINEKKYQIESSLVVTGENQTYTAMAKTVGLPVAIAALKILKGEITSPGVQRPITKEVYEPILKELEEHGIKFTEKKVPYLGYNPNHVMG, encoded by the coding sequence ATGAAAAATATTCTAATTATTGGTGCCGGAAAATCAAGTTCTTATCTCATTAAATATTTATTAGATAAATCTAATGAAGAAGACCTACGGCTCACCATTGCCGATATTTCAACAAAAAACGCACTGAAATTAATCAATCATCATAAAAATGCCAAAGCTATCATTCTAGATGTTTTTAATGCATTTGAGCGCGAAAAAGAAATTAAAAAAACAGACCTAGTTATTTCAATGTTGCCTGCTCGCTTTCATACAGAAGTCGCAAAAGATTGCATCAGATTTCAAAAACATATGGTAACTGCATCTTACATCTCTGAAGAAATGAAAGCTCTTGATGACGCAGCAAAAGAAAAAGGTTTGGTTTTTATGAATGAAATTGGCTTAGATCCTGGTTTAGATCACATGAGTGCCATGCAAATAATTGATAGAATTAGAGAAAATGATGCTAAAATGTTATTGTTTGAATCTTTTTGTGGTGGACTGGTTGCACCTGAAAGTGATAATAACTTATGGAACTATAAGTTTACTTGGAACCCAAGAAACGTAGTTTTAGCAGGGCAAGGAGGCGCTGCCATGTTTATCCAAGAAGGCACCTATAAATACATACCGTATCATAAATTATTTAGGAGAACAGAATTCTTAAAAATAAATAATGCCAATTATGAAGCCTATGCAAATAGAGATTCTCTCGCATACAGAAGTATTTACGGTTTAGATACAATCGCTACAATGTATAGAGGAACCATAAGAAAAGTAGGTTTTTCTAGAGCTTGGAATATTTTTGTGCAATTAGGCATGACAGATGATTCTTATACCATTGAAGATTCAGAAAACATGAGTTACCGAGATTTTGTAAACTTATTTTTAGCCTACTCTCCATCGGACTCTGTAGAACTAAAATTACGATCTTATCTAAAAATTGATCAAGATGATGTAATGTGGGAAAAATTAATAGAACTCGATATTTTTAATCCGAAGAAAAAAATTGGACTTAAAAATGCCACGCCTGCTCAAATATTACAGAAAATTTTATTGGATTCTTGGACCTTGCAAGAAGAAGAAAAAGATATGATTGTAATGCAGCATCTATTTGGTTATGAAATTAATGAAAAAAAATATCAAATTGAAAGCAGTTTAGTTGTTACCGGAGAAAATCAAACCTATACCGCTATGGCCAAAACAGTAGGCTTGCCAGTTGCCATTGCTGCTTTAAAAATTTTAAAAGGAGAAATTACAAGCCCTGGTGTTCAAAGACCAATTACAAAAGAGGTTTATGAACCTATCTTAAAAGAATTAGAGGAACATGGAATAAAATTCACAGAAAAAAAAGTGCCTTATTTAGGATATAATCCTAATCATGTAATGGGATAG
- a CDS encoding tRNA1(Val) (adenine(37)-N6)-methyltransferase, with protein sequence MSQPFKFKEFTIHQAKTAMKVGTDGVLLGAWCALTEYSDSILDIGAGTGVIALMLAQRSDAMTIDAVEVDENAYEQTVENFEHSDWGDRLYCYNTTFQEFAVEITEEEETYDLIVSNPPFYTETFESADEARNKARFTSSLSFEELIIGVSKILSENGKFSVILPFKEEDSFVNLAKQHNLFLNRVCRVQGNASSAIKRCLFEFSFQPSKIREEHLVIETGRHQYTQAYINLTKDFYVKM encoded by the coding sequence ATGAGTCAACCTTTTAAATTTAAAGAATTTACTATTCACCAAGCTAAAACAGCTATGAAAGTTGGTACTGATGGTGTTTTACTAGGTGCTTGGTGCGCTTTGACTGAGTATTCAGATTCAATTTTAGATATTGGTGCAGGTACGGGTGTTATTGCTTTAATGCTTGCGCAACGTTCTGATGCCATGACCATAGATGCTGTTGAGGTTGATGAAAATGCATATGAACAAACGGTAGAAAATTTTGAGCATTCAGATTGGGGAGATCGTTTGTATTGCTACAATACTACTTTTCAAGAATTTGCTGTTGAAATTACTGAGGAAGAAGAAACCTATGATTTAATTGTTTCGAATCCACCATTTTATACGGAGACGTTTGAATCTGCAGATGAGGCAAGAAATAAAGCGCGTTTTACATCGTCTTTATCTTTTGAAGAATTGATTATTGGTGTTTCTAAAATTTTATCAGAAAACGGTAAGTTTTCAGTAATTCTCCCTTTTAAAGAAGAAGATTCTTTTGTTAATTTAGCCAAGCAACATAATTTATTTTTAAATAGGGTTTGTAGAGTTCAAGGCAATGCATCTTCAGCAATAAAAAGATGCTTATTTGAGTTTTCTTTTCAGCCATCAAAAATTAGAGAAGAGCATTTAGTGATAGAAACTGGTCGTCATCAATATACCCAAGCGTATATAAACCTGACCAAAGATTTTTATGTAAAGATGTAA
- a CDS encoding tyrosine-type recombinase/integrase translates to MASINFLYRSTKDKANLNLRLLYRYNSKDYVFGAKTKVEVSKIYWSKQHNKKSKDIKITNLQTEINNELNKIENHVLKSFNSVNPESITKDWLTSQIDYYYNPPTEDKAIPKDLVNYIDFYIEYRKHEIKKRTKSKFTVIKHKLQRLESFRKKQILIADVNDSFKNEFVSYCKGESYAQNTIQRELAIIKTFCKHARFVGIETHPQLDSLMLEKEKVSKIYLSFEDLSKIENISKEQLTDSLENAKDWLIISVYTGQRISDFMRFTKEQIRIENGKHLIEFTQQKTGKNMTVPLHPKVLEILNKRNGNFPYKISDQKYNDFIKIVCELAEINEPTTGSKMIETKKGSKIYRKQSGIYKKYELVTSHIGRRSFATNFYGKIPTTYLIYITGHSSEIMFLNYIGKSNKDLALEITKYF, encoded by the coding sequence ATGGCTTCAATTAATTTCTTATACCGTTCAACTAAAGACAAAGCAAACTTAAATTTAAGGCTTTTATACAGGTATAATTCTAAAGACTATGTTTTCGGAGCAAAAACAAAAGTTGAGGTTTCAAAAATTTACTGGAGCAAACAACACAATAAGAAATCTAAAGATATTAAGATTACAAACCTACAAACTGAAATTAACAACGAACTCAATAAAATAGAAAATCACGTTTTAAAGTCTTTCAATTCTGTAAACCCTGAAAGCATAACAAAAGACTGGTTAACCTCGCAAATAGATTATTATTACAACCCACCGACTGAAGACAAAGCAATTCCTAAAGATTTAGTCAATTATATTGATTTTTATATTGAGTACCGTAAACACGAAATCAAAAAAAGAACCAAAAGCAAGTTTACAGTTATCAAACACAAATTGCAAAGACTTGAAAGCTTCAGAAAAAAACAAATACTTATTGCAGATGTAAACGATAGTTTTAAAAATGAGTTTGTTTCTTATTGCAAAGGCGAATCATACGCACAAAACACAATACAAAGAGAATTAGCAATCATAAAAACGTTTTGTAAACACGCTCGATTTGTAGGTATTGAAACGCATCCGCAGTTAGACAGTTTAATGTTAGAAAAAGAAAAAGTATCTAAAATATACCTATCATTTGAAGACTTATCTAAAATTGAAAACATCAGTAAAGAACAGTTAACTGATAGTTTAGAAAATGCAAAAGACTGGTTAATTATTAGCGTTTATACAGGACAAAGAATTTCAGATTTTATGAGATTTACCAAAGAGCAAATAAGAATTGAAAACGGTAAACATTTAATCGAATTTACTCAACAAAAAACTGGTAAAAATATGACAGTACCATTACACCCAAAGGTTTTAGAAATACTCAATAAAAGAAACGGAAATTTCCCTTATAAAATATCAGACCAAAAGTATAATGACTTTATAAAAATAGTTTGTGAACTGGCAGAAATTAACGAACCCACCACAGGCAGTAAAATGATTGAAACCAAAAAAGGTAGTAAGATTTACAGAAAACAATCAGGCATTTATAAAAAATACGAACTGGTTACCTCTCATATTGGTAGACGTAGTTTTGCTACTAATTTTTATGGTAAAATACCAACCACTTATTTAATATACATTACTGGGCATAGTTCAGAGATTATGTTTTTAAACTACATAGGCAAAAGCAATAAAGATTTGGCACTCGAAATAACTAAATACTTTTAA
- a CDS encoding helix-turn-helix domain-containing protein gives MVNSILLENLNTQTLKELIKDGVKSQLNDFKETLQTHNPDELLTREQTCNFLQIDSSTLWAWTNKGKVIAYGIGNRRYYKKAELLNSLQQLKK, from the coding sequence ATGGTAAACAGTATTTTATTAGAAAATTTAAACACGCAAACTCTTAAAGAGTTAATCAAAGACGGCGTTAAAAGTCAATTAAATGACTTTAAAGAAACTTTACAAACTCACAATCCTGATGAGTTATTAACAAGGGAGCAAACTTGTAACTTCTTACAAATTGATAGTTCAACCTTATGGGCGTGGACTAACAAAGGCAAAGTTATTGCTTATGGTATTGGAAACCGCAGATACTACAAAAAAGCGGAATTATTAAACAGCTTACAACAACTTAAAAAATAA
- a CDS encoding phage/plasmid primase, P4 family → MQNKENINKLVKSNINELSDSLQSVEKTTDDILQELSNSISKIDFQILAFPDIDTVKKQIEDLQPFIYNEDGSFNTKNKAEQKEYRKLVKKLDSFKLTKNHFLILCIEQLLKIAKLNNWGLCKKNGFIYLYNGSYWNEINKESFQSFLGNVALKMGVNKFKGKIHTFKDELFKQFMADAYLPTPKANKRNVLINLQNGTYQITPTKRELRAFDKKDFLTHQLPFEYEPEATAPLFKKYLDEVLPDADKQRIFAEYCGYIFIKPSVLKLEKMLILYGTGANGKSVFFEILNALLGTENFSSYSLQDLTNENGYYRAKIGSKLVNYASEINGKLETDIFKQMASGEPLSVRLPYGEPFILNDYAKLIFNCNELPKDVEHTNAFFRRFLIIGFDVTIPEDKQDKELANKIINNELSGVFNWILQGLDRVLKQKKFSKCEAVEMARSNYEKQSDSVKMFIEDYEYKTATDYTTISELYQKYKMYCIEDGFRPVNKSNFMKRLRHFKILVERKSIGNVAFITSTKHHF, encoded by the coding sequence ATGCAGAACAAAGAAAACATAAATAAGCTTGTTAAAAGTAATATTAACGAACTTTCAGACAGTTTGCAATCCGTAGAAAAAACAACTGATGACATTTTACAGGAACTATCAAACAGCATCAGTAAAATAGATTTTCAAATACTGGCGTTTCCTGATATTGATACCGTTAAAAAGCAAATTGAAGACTTACAGCCTTTTATTTATAATGAAGACGGCAGTTTCAATACTAAAAATAAAGCCGAGCAAAAAGAATACAGAAAACTCGTTAAAAAGTTAGACAGTTTTAAGCTTACTAAAAATCATTTTTTAATACTTTGTATTGAGCAACTTCTTAAAATTGCAAAACTTAACAACTGGGGTTTATGTAAAAAGAACGGTTTTATTTATTTGTACAATGGCAGTTACTGGAATGAAATCAACAAAGAAAGCTTTCAATCCTTTTTAGGAAACGTCGCTTTAAAAATGGGCGTTAATAAATTCAAAGGTAAAATTCACACGTTTAAAGATGAGTTATTTAAACAGTTTATGGCAGATGCTTATTTACCAACGCCAAAAGCCAATAAACGAAATGTATTAATCAATCTACAAAACGGAACGTATCAAATAACACCAACAAAAAGAGAGTTAAGAGCGTTTGACAAAAAAGATTTTTTAACGCATCAACTACCTTTTGAATACGAACCTGAAGCAACCGCACCACTATTTAAAAAGTATTTAGATGAGGTTTTACCTGATGCAGACAAACAAAGAATATTTGCAGAATATTGTGGGTATATTTTTATAAAACCAAGTGTTTTAAAACTTGAAAAAATGCTTATTCTTTATGGTACTGGTGCAAATGGTAAAAGCGTATTCTTTGAGATACTCAATGCACTTTTAGGAACTGAAAACTTTAGTAGTTATTCTTTACAAGATTTAACAAACGAAAACGGTTATTACAGGGCAAAAATAGGCAGTAAGTTAGTCAATTACGCATCAGAAATAAATGGCAAATTGGAAACTGATATTTTTAAACAAATGGCATCAGGCGAACCGTTAAGCGTTCGTTTACCTTATGGCGAACCGTTTATTTTAAATGATTACGCAAAGCTAATTTTCAACTGTAATGAATTGCCAAAAGATGTAGAGCATACAAACGCTTTTTTCAGACGTTTTTTAATCATAGGTTTTGATGTTACAATACCTGAAGACAAACAAGATAAGGAACTCGCAAACAAGATAATTAACAACGAATTATCAGGCGTTTTTAACTGGATATTGCAAGGACTTGACAGGGTATTGAAACAAAAGAAATTCAGTAAATGTGAAGCCGTTGAAATGGCTCGTAGTAATTACGAAAAACAAAGCGACAGCGTTAAAATGTTTATTGAAGACTATGAGTATAAAACGGCTACTGATTACACTACAATAAGCGAACTGTATCAAAAATATAAAATGTACTGTATTGAAGACGGTTTTAGACCAGTAAACAAGTCTAATTTTATGAAACGTTTACGACATTTTAAAATTTTAGTGGAGCGTAAAAGTATCGGAAATGTAGCTTTCATAACATCAACAAAACATCATTTTTAA